The following are from one region of the Spirochaetae bacterium HGW-Spirochaetae-1 genome:
- a CDS encoding NADP-specific glutamate dehydrogenase, which produces MSVLKEVFEKVKQRDPDQKEFLQAVQEVLDSLEPTVAKHPEFVKAGLYERIVEPDRVIMFRVPWVDDKGNVQVNRGFRVQFNNAIGPYKGGLRFHPSVNLGIIKFLGFEQIFKNSLTTLPMGGGKGGSDFDPKGKSDMEVMRFTQSFMRELYRHIGADIDVPAGDIGVGGREIGFLFGYYKKITNEHTGVLTGKALEYGGSLIRPEATGYGATYFAAEMLATRGLDHKGRNVVVSGSGNVAQYTVEKVNALGGKVISLCDSAGTIVDEKGITAEKLQFVMELKNVRRGRIKEYADKYNCSYFDGKSIWDVIREQGLKVDIAYPSATQNEINGQHAQALIDNGCICVSEGANMPSTPDAVDIYLENKILYGPGKAANAGGVATSGLEMSQNSLRMSWSREEVDQKLQTIMKNIHKACLEASEAYGQKGNYVMGANIAGFTKVAKAMLAAGIV; this is translated from the coding sequence ATGTCGGTTCTAAAAGAAGTTTTTGAAAAAGTAAAACAGAGAGACCCTGATCAGAAGGAGTTTCTCCAGGCCGTACAGGAAGTTCTCGATTCTCTTGAGCCAACGGTGGCAAAACACCCGGAATTTGTCAAAGCAGGTCTCTATGAGCGTATCGTGGAACCGGACCGTGTCATCATGTTCAGGGTTCCCTGGGTCGATGATAAAGGCAATGTCCAGGTCAACAGGGGATTTCGCGTACAGTTCAATAACGCCATCGGTCCTTACAAGGGCGGTCTTCGTTTTCACCCTTCAGTAAATCTTGGCATCATCAAATTTCTCGGTTTTGAGCAGATTTTTAAAAACTCCCTCACCACGCTTCCCATGGGCGGCGGCAAGGGCGGTTCGGATTTTGATCCCAAGGGAAAATCAGACATGGAAGTGATGCGCTTCACTCAGTCCTTCATGCGTGAACTCTATCGTCATATCGGTGCCGATATAGACGTTCCCGCCGGTGATATCGGCGTGGGCGGCAGAGAAATCGGCTTTTTGTTCGGCTATTATAAAAAAATAACAAATGAGCATACCGGCGTATTGACCGGCAAGGCTCTTGAGTACGGCGGAAGTCTTATTCGTCCCGAGGCGACCGGTTACGGCGCAACGTACTTCGCCGCTGAAATGCTCGCAACAAGGGGACTGGATCACAAGGGCAGAAACGTCGTTGTGAGCGGCTCCGGCAACGTGGCCCAGTACACGGTTGAGAAAGTCAATGCCCTGGGCGGTAAGGTAATATCCCTGTGCGATTCGGCCGGCACTATCGTCGATGAAAAGGGTATCACCGCGGAAAAACTCCAGTTCGTCATGGAACTGAAAAATGTCCGCAGGGGAAGAATAAAAGAATACGCCGACAAGTATAATTGTTCATACTTCGACGGGAAAAGCATCTGGGATGTAATCAGGGAACAGGGATTGAAAGTTGATATAGCCTATCCTTCGGCAACACAGAATGAGATCAACGGCCAGCACGCGCAGGCACTCATAGACAACGGCTGCATATGCGTATCTGAAGGCGCCAACATGCCGTCAACACCTGATGCAGTGGATATTTATCTGGAGAACAAGATTCTCTACGGTCCCGGAAAGGCCGCCAATGCAGGCGGAGTCGCCACTTCGGGCCTTGAAATGTCCCAGAACAGTCTTCGCATGTCCTGGAGCAGGGAAGAAGTAGATCAGAAACTTCAAACTATTATGAAAAACATTCACAAGGCCTGCCTCGAGGCTTCAGAAGCTTACGGCCAGAAAGGCAACTATGTGATGGGAGCGAATATCGCCGGGTTTACCAAGGTAGCAAAGGCCATGCTCGCCGCGGGGATTGTATAG
- a CDS encoding ferredoxin-NADP reductase produces the protein MHTIHSNDLVQPTLGRMVVDAPYVAEYRKAGQFIILRIDEFGERIPLTIADADKDKGTITLYYQIVGVTTRKMSLLKKGDHLQDIAGPLGHPTDVKRYGTVACIGGGIGIAPLYPISRAMKEAGNRVVNILGARSKDLLILEDELRAIGDETIVCTDDGSYGKKDFVTGALRDLMAKEKVDIVVAIGPVPMMKAVSDMTREPAIRTFVSLNSIMVDGTGMCGGCRVTVGGGTKFTCVDGPEFNGHEVDFGELVSRLGTYRGEERVSDEKHKHACRIGLDRN, from the coding sequence ATGCATACCATTCATTCAAATGATCTTGTTCAGCCTACACTGGGAAGAATGGTGGTTGACGCTCCGTATGTCGCCGAGTACAGGAAAGCCGGCCAGTTTATAATTCTGCGGATTGATGAATTCGGCGAGAGGATTCCCCTCACCATCGCCGACGCCGATAAAGATAAAGGTACCATCACCCTCTACTACCAGATTGTGGGGGTGACGACACGGAAAATGTCACTGCTGAAAAAAGGGGACCATCTGCAGGATATCGCCGGACCGCTGGGCCATCCCACTGACGTGAAGCGTTACGGGACCGTGGCCTGTATCGGCGGCGGTATCGGCATCGCGCCGCTTTATCCCATTTCCCGGGCCATGAAGGAGGCCGGCAACAGGGTCGTCAATATACTGGGCGCCCGTTCGAAGGACCTTCTCATCCTCGAAGACGAGCTGCGCGCCATAGGCGATGAAACCATCGTCTGCACCGATGACGGCTCATACGGCAAAAAGGACTTTGTCACCGGCGCACTCCGGGACCTCATGGCGAAAGAAAAAGTCGATATTGTCGTTGCCATCGGTCCCGTGCCCATGATGAAGGCCGTGAGCGACATGACCAGGGAGCCGGCCATCCGAACTTTTGTCAGTCTTAACTCGATCATGGTGGATGGAACGGGAATGTGCGGGGGCTGCCGTGTAACCGTCGGTGGCGGAACGAAATTTACGTGCGTTGACGGACCGGAGTTCAACGGACACGAGGTTGATTTCGGCGAGCTCGTATCGCGCCTGGGCACGTATCGGGGTGAGGAACGCGTCTCCGATGAAAAACATAAGCACGCGTGCAGAATCGGTTTGGACAGGAATTGA